Proteins from a genomic interval of Amycolatopsis sp. cg13:
- a CDS encoding WD40/YVTN/BNR-like repeat-containing protein — translation MRAFRRVLVLIAVLSVALGGVAAASSLPSWRLLATGTTAQFRGLSAVSERVAWVSGTQGTVLRTADGGSSWLSVGPPGTGKLEFRDIEAFDADHAVVLSIGPGADSRVYRTDDGGKSWRQTFSNPDSAAFYDCLAFFDPWRGLAMSDPVNEKFRVQATFDGGRSWRQVPDDAFPPAEPGEAGFAASGQCITTSGPFDAWLATGGGAHARVLHSGDGGRHWAASVTPLPSSASAGVFAVAFRTPWQGVAIGGDYANPTAPGPAVALSHDRGRTWRTPPEHPAGYRSGLAWRGGTVLAVGPGGSDLSRDGGRHWVSFDTGSFDTVDCTWFGACWASGVKGRVAKLGS, via the coding sequence ATGCGTGCGTTCCGGAGGGTCCTGGTTCTCATAGCGGTGTTGTCGGTGGCGTTGGGTGGGGTTGCTGCGGCGTCCTCGTTGCCGTCGTGGCGGCTTCTGGCTACGGGTACCACTGCGCAGTTTCGTGGGTTGTCTGCGGTTAGTGAGCGGGTTGCCTGGGTCAGCGGCACCCAGGGCACCGTGCTGCGGACGGCTGACGGCGGGAGCAGTTGGCTGTCGGTTGGGCCGCCGGGTACTGGGAAGCTCGAGTTTCGCGACATTGAGGCGTTTGACGCTGACCATGCCGTCGTGCTGTCGATCGGGCCGGGGGCGGATTCCCGGGTCTATCGCACCGACGATGGCGGGAAGAGCTGGCGGCAGACGTTCAGCAATCCCGATTCTGCTGCGTTCTACGACTGCTTGGCCTTCTTTGATCCTTGGCGCGGGCTTGCGATGAGCGATCCGGTCAACGAGAAGTTCCGCGTGCAGGCCACCTTTGACGGTGGGCGCAGTTGGCGGCAGGTTCCGGATGATGCGTTTCCGCCTGCGGAGCCTGGAGAGGCCGGGTTCGCGGCTAGCGGCCAGTGCATCACTACGTCGGGGCCGTTTGACGCGTGGCTTGCTACTGGTGGTGGGGCGCATGCTCGGGTTTTGCACTCTGGTGATGGTGGGCGGCACTGGGCTGCGTCTGTGACGCCGTTGCCCAGCAGTGCGTCGGCTGGGGTGTTCGCGGTTGCGTTTCGTACGCCTTGGCAGGGGGTCGCGATTGGTGGGGACTATGCCAATCCGACTGCGCCTGGACCGGCTGTTGCGTTGAGCCACGATCGCGGCCGCACCTGGCGTACGCCGCCGGAACATCCTGCTGGGTATCGGTCTGGGCTCGCTTGGCGCGGTGGGACGGTGCTCGCTGTGGGACCTGGTGGGAGCGATCTCAGCCGCGACGGGGGACGGCATTGGGTCTCGTTCGATACGGGCAGTTTCGACACTGTTGATTGCACGTGGTTCGGCGCGTGTTGGGCCAGTGGGGTCAAGGGGCGGGTGGCGAAGCTGGGTTCGTAA
- the pafA gene encoding Pup--protein ligase: MQRRIFGIETEFGVTCTFHGQRRLSPDEVARYLFRRVVSWGRSSNVFLSNGSRLYLDVGSHPEYATAECDDLTQLVTHDKAGERILEDLLVDAERRLADEGIGGDIFLFKNNTDSAGNSYGCHENYLVTRAGEFSRIADVLLPFLVTRQLICGAGKVLQTPRGAVYCLSQRAEHIWEGVSSATTRSRPIINTRDEPHADAERYRRLHVIVGDSNMAEPTTMLKVGSAHLVLEMIEAGVQFRDFTLDNPIRAIREISHDLTGRRQVRLAGGREASALDIQREYHARAVQHLKENGSTAANERVVELWGRALEAVEEQDFSKIDTEIDWAIKHRLVERYRAKHDLDLSSPRVAQLDLAYHDIRRGRGIFDLLQRKGLVRRVTDDGEIEAAKDTPPQTTRAKLRGDFIAAAQAAGRDFTVDWVHLKLNDQAQRTVLCKDPFRSVDERVERLIGSL; encoded by the coding sequence ATGCAGCGGCGGATCTTTGGCATCGAGACCGAGTTCGGGGTCACGTGCACCTTTCACGGCCAGCGCAGGCTCTCGCCCGACGAGGTCGCGCGCTATCTCTTCCGGCGGGTCGTCTCGTGGGGACGCTCGTCCAACGTGTTCCTGTCCAACGGCTCCAGGCTCTACCTCGACGTGGGCTCGCATCCTGAATACGCGACAGCCGAGTGCGACGACCTGACCCAGCTCGTCACGCACGACAAAGCAGGCGAGCGGATCCTCGAGGACCTCCTCGTGGACGCCGAGCGCAGGCTCGCCGACGAGGGCATCGGCGGCGACATCTTCCTGTTCAAGAACAACACCGACTCCGCGGGCAACTCCTACGGCTGCCACGAGAACTACCTGGTCACCCGGGCAGGCGAATTCTCCCGGATCGCCGACGTCCTGCTGCCCTTCCTCGTCACCCGCCAGCTCATCTGCGGCGCGGGCAAGGTCCTGCAGACCCCGCGCGGCGCCGTGTACTGCCTCTCCCAGCGCGCCGAGCACATCTGGGAAGGCGTCTCCAGCGCCACCACCCGGTCCCGGCCGATCATCAACACCCGCGACGAACCCCACGCCGACGCCGAGCGCTACCGGCGCCTGCACGTCATCGTCGGCGACTCCAACATGGCCGAGCCGACGACGATGCTGAAGGTCGGGTCGGCGCACCTGGTGCTCGAGATGATCGAGGCGGGGGTGCAGTTCCGGGACTTCACGCTGGACAACCCGATTCGGGCTATCCGGGAGATCAGTCACGATCTGACCGGGCGGCGGCAGGTTCGGTTGGCTGGTGGGCGTGAGGCGTCGGCGCTGGATATTCAGCGGGAGTATCACGCTCGGGCTGTGCAGCATTTGAAGGAGAACGGGTCTACGGCCGCGAATGAGCGGGTTGTGGAGTTGTGGGGGCGGGCGCTGGAGGCTGTGGAGGAGCAGGACTTCAGCAAGATCGATACCGAGATCGACTGGGCTATCAAGCATCGGTTGGTGGAGCGGTATCGGGCTAAGCATGATCTTGATCTGTCCAGTCCGCGGGTTGCGCAGTTGGATCTCGCGTATCACGACATTCGGCGCGGGCGGGGGATTTTTGACCTGCTGCAGCGGAAGGGGCTCGTGCGGCGGGTTACTGATGACGGGGAGATTGAGGCTGCGAAGGATACGCCGCCGCAGACGACTCGGGCTAAGTTGCGCGGGGACTTTATTGCGGCGGCGCAGGCTGCTGGGCGGGACTTTACGGTCGACTGGGTGCATTTGAAGTTGAATGATCAGGCGCAGAGGACTGTGTTGTGCAAGGACCCGTTCAGGTCTGTTGATGAGCGGGTCGAGCGTCTCATCGGGTCGCTTTAG
- a CDS encoding bifunctional phosphatase PAP2/diacylglycerol kinase family protein: MRRSAALPRTRADDVVTALSRSADKSRLWWGVAAVLAVRKGPARRGALRGIAAIAGASAAANLVAKPLFPRRRPAEEEVPGHRQLRKRPTSSSFPSGHSASAAAFATAVAMESPRAGLALFPLASAVAYSRIHTGVHWPSDVAAGLAIGTGVAVLTRHWWPLHPDARARTAHSAQAPEMRDGEDMLALVNPHSGVDGQDPTEDVRYAWPKASLIYPDPSRDLREQLAAEIEAHGSVRALGVAGGDGTVAAVASVAAERGLPLALIPAGTLNHFARDIGVRSMPDADEATEGGHAVGIDLAEVEIDGTGEPEHRWFVNTASLGGYPEMVRLREKLQSRFPKWPSAAIALVRVMRHAKPLRVQLNGKPTQVWLIFVGNGTYAPKGFAPSRRPALDTGLLDVRYVRADVRWSRLRFVAASLTNSLHASHVYRQRDLPELHVRLLDGNRRVATDGEVGPLGREFRFRSRPSALTVYRNPDSAS, from the coding sequence ATGCGGCGCAGTGCGGCACTGCCGCGCACGCGCGCCGACGACGTGGTGACCGCGTTGTCCCGAAGTGCGGACAAATCGCGGCTCTGGTGGGGCGTGGCGGCCGTGCTGGCGGTGCGGAAGGGCCCGGCGCGCCGCGGCGCGCTGCGCGGGATCGCCGCCATCGCGGGGGCGAGCGCCGCGGCGAATCTGGTCGCGAAGCCGTTGTTCCCGCGGCGGCGTCCGGCCGAGGAAGAGGTTCCCGGGCACCGTCAGCTGCGGAAACGGCCGACGTCGTCGTCGTTCCCGTCCGGGCATTCGGCTTCGGCGGCCGCGTTCGCGACCGCGGTGGCGATGGAGTCGCCGCGTGCCGGGCTCGCGCTGTTCCCGCTCGCCAGCGCGGTCGCGTACTCGCGGATCCACACCGGGGTGCACTGGCCGAGCGACGTCGCGGCGGGGCTGGCGATCGGGACCGGGGTCGCGGTGCTGACCCGGCATTGGTGGCCGCTGCACCCGGACGCGCGCGCCCGCACCGCCCATTCGGCGCAAGCGCCGGAGATGCGCGACGGCGAGGACATGCTGGCGCTGGTGAACCCGCATTCGGGCGTCGACGGCCAGGACCCGACCGAGGACGTCCGCTACGCCTGGCCGAAGGCGTCGCTGATTTACCCGGACCCGTCGCGGGATCTGCGCGAGCAGCTCGCCGCCGAGATCGAAGCGCACGGTTCGGTCCGCGCGCTCGGCGTGGCGGGCGGGGACGGCACGGTCGCGGCGGTGGCGTCGGTCGCGGCCGAACGCGGGCTGCCGCTGGCGCTGATCCCGGCCGGGACGCTCAACCACTTCGCCCGCGACATCGGGGTCCGCTCGATGCCGGACGCGGACGAGGCGACCGAGGGCGGGCACGCGGTCGGCATCGATCTGGCCGAGGTCGAGATCGACGGGACCGGCGAGCCCGAGCACCGCTGGTTCGTCAACACCGCCAGCCTCGGCGGGTACCCGGAAATGGTGCGGCTGCGGGAGAAGCTGCAGTCCCGGTTCCCGAAGTGGCCGTCCGCGGCGATCGCGCTGGTGCGCGTCATGCGGCACGCGAAACCGCTGCGGGTGCAGCTGAACGGGAAGCCGACGCAGGTGTGGCTGATCTTCGTCGGCAACGGCACGTACGCGCCGAAGGGGTTCGCGCCGTCGCGGCGCCCGGCGCTCGACACCGGCCTGCTCGACGTCCGGTACGTGCGGGCGGACGTGCGCTGGTCGCGGCTGCGGTTCGTGGCCGCGAGCCTCACCAACAGCCTGCACGCGAGCCACGTCTACCGGCAGCGGGATCTGCCGGAGCTGCACGTCCGGCTGCTCGACGGGAACCGCCGGGTCGCCACGGACGGCGAGGTCGGGCCGCTCGGGCGGGAGTTCCGGTTCCGGTCGCGGCCGAGCGCGCTGACCGTCTACCGCAACCCGGACAGCGCTTCCTGA
- a CDS encoding alpha/beta hydrolase, translating to MTRLLPQAVDPVLPPSVTSQARDLGPLESPLVWLAFAGAAAAVLAVTIALAHRRRARRWGISGAIALFLLAAVTAVNSYVGYVRTPSDLGRLLQRGSGAMNVAGTLLRSTSDDPAEDSDPSTASSSTGGNSGSSPTAARPAAPSNANGSTEVLNVPDPAHGVANGENYVILPAGYHDPANAAKRYPVVYLIHGYPYGGPRDWLTSGSAPQTLQSLEDAHVIQPMIIVSVDLTANRPSTDWECLNVPGGPLLETYLASSIVPSVDQHYRTVPDRGHRALGGMSGGGFGALNIGLHHLDEFSTLLISLPYDDLNDSVGVLGGNQAAIAANTPRRYIPTMPFPQKLAVMLTVGTGAPTDVATAHRIAGSLQRRGQEVVVHAERGFNHTWHTARATLPYMLAFADQNFRVAPAAS from the coding sequence ATGACGCGGCTGCTCCCGCAGGCTGTCGACCCGGTCCTGCCCCCGTCGGTCACCTCCCAGGCGAGGGACCTCGGGCCGCTCGAGTCCCCGTTGGTGTGGCTCGCGTTCGCCGGGGCCGCCGCCGCGGTCCTCGCCGTCACCATCGCGCTCGCGCACCGCCGCCGCGCGCGCCGCTGGGGCATCAGCGGCGCGATCGCGCTGTTCCTGCTCGCCGCGGTCACCGCCGTGAACAGCTACGTCGGCTACGTCCGCACGCCCAGCGACCTCGGCAGGCTGCTGCAGCGCGGCTCCGGCGCGATGAACGTCGCGGGCACCCTGCTGCGCAGCACCAGCGACGATCCGGCCGAGGACTCGGACCCCAGCACCGCGAGCAGCTCCACCGGCGGGAACAGCGGCAGCTCCCCCACCGCCGCCCGCCCGGCGGCTCCGTCCAACGCCAACGGCAGCACCGAGGTGCTGAACGTGCCCGACCCGGCGCACGGCGTCGCGAACGGCGAGAACTACGTGATCCTCCCGGCCGGCTACCACGACCCGGCGAACGCGGCCAAGCGCTACCCGGTCGTCTACCTCATCCACGGCTACCCCTACGGCGGCCCGCGCGACTGGCTCACGTCCGGCTCCGCGCCGCAGACGCTGCAGAGCCTGGAGGACGCGCACGTGATCCAGCCGATGATCATCGTGAGCGTCGACCTCACCGCCAACCGGCCGAGCACCGACTGGGAATGCCTGAACGTCCCGGGCGGGCCGCTGCTGGAGACGTACCTCGCCAGCAGCATCGTGCCTTCGGTCGACCAGCATTACCGCACGGTCCCCGACCGCGGCCACCGCGCGCTCGGCGGCATGTCCGGCGGCGGCTTCGGCGCGCTGAACATCGGGCTGCACCACCTCGACGAATTCAGCACGCTGCTGATCTCCCTGCCCTACGACGACCTGAACGACTCCGTCGGCGTCCTGGGCGGCAACCAGGCCGCGATCGCGGCGAACACCCCGCGCCGCTACATCCCGACGATGCCGTTCCCGCAGAAGCTCGCCGTGATGCTCACTGTCGGCACCGGCGCGCCGACCGACGTCGCGACCGCGCACCGCATCGCCGGGTCGCTGCAGCGGCGCGGCCAGGAGGTCGTGGTGCACGCCGAACGCGGGTTCAACCACACCTGGCACACCGCGCGCGCGACGCTTCCGTACATGCTCGCCTTCGCCGATCAGAACTTCCGCGTCGCTCCTGCCGCCTCCTGA
- a CDS encoding YciI family protein: protein MKYLLLIHASAATEQGGAPGCEPADWMAYDKEVRDAGVFVSGESLADLVTATKVQVGADGERSITTDGPFAETRELLGGFYVLDVPDLDAALDWAARCPGSRDGSVVVRPIADFDA, encoded by the coding sequence ATGAAGTACCTGCTGCTGATCCACGCTTCCGCGGCCACCGAGCAGGGCGGGGCGCCCGGCTGCGAGCCCGCCGACTGGATGGCCTACGACAAGGAAGTCCGGGACGCGGGGGTGTTCGTCAGCGGGGAGTCGCTCGCCGACCTCGTGACCGCGACCAAGGTTCAGGTCGGCGCGGACGGCGAGCGTTCGATCACCACCGACGGGCCGTTCGCCGAAACCCGCGAGCTGCTGGGCGGGTTCTACGTGCTGGACGTGCCGGACCTCGACGCGGCGCTCGACTGGGCGGCCCGCTGCCCCGGTTCCCGCGACGGTTCGGTCGTGGTGCGCCCGATCGCCGATTTCGATGCCTGA
- a CDS encoding RNA polymerase sigma factor — MPDARASVAAVFREEHGRLLGALVRRFGDLDLAEEVAAEAVEAALVRWPVDGVPPKPGAWLMTTARRKAVDRLRRDQAYAAKLAVLQAESDRSDPPPLPGADGDLPDDRLQLFFTCAHPALAAEDRLALTLRCLAGLTTPEVARAFLVPTATMAKRIVRAKNRIRDHRIPFRVPSGDELRSRLPGVLQVLYSLFTEGYAASSGPDIQRPDLAEEAIRLARILHRLLPGEREITGLLALLLLVHARRAARTGPDGEFVLLEDQDRTSWDAALIDEGCALVPVALTGGPPGPYGVQSAIAALHAEAPDVASTDWPQIVALYDILLTLTPTPVVALNRAAAVAMRDGPEAGLKLLDGLADEPRLQGYHPYAAARGDLLHRLGRDDEAAAAYREALESAGTEPERAHLRQRLDGL, encoded by the coding sequence ATGCCTGACGCGCGAGCGTCCGTGGCGGCCGTGTTCCGCGAGGAGCACGGCCGCCTGCTCGGCGCGCTCGTCCGCCGCTTCGGCGACCTCGACCTCGCCGAGGAGGTGGCCGCCGAAGCCGTGGAGGCCGCGCTGGTCCGCTGGCCCGTGGACGGCGTCCCGCCGAAACCCGGCGCGTGGCTGATGACGACCGCGCGCCGCAAGGCCGTCGACCGGCTCCGCCGGGACCAGGCGTACGCGGCGAAACTCGCTGTCCTGCAGGCGGAATCCGACCGCAGCGACCCTCCCCCGCTGCCCGGGGCCGACGGCGACCTGCCCGACGACCGGCTCCAGTTGTTCTTCACCTGCGCGCATCCCGCGCTGGCCGCCGAGGACCGGCTCGCGCTGACGCTGCGCTGCCTGGCCGGGCTCACGACACCGGAGGTCGCGCGGGCGTTCCTGGTGCCGACCGCGACGATGGCGAAGCGGATCGTGCGGGCCAAGAACCGGATCCGCGACCACCGCATCCCGTTCCGCGTCCCGTCCGGCGACGAGCTGCGCTCCCGGCTTCCGGGAGTGCTGCAGGTGCTGTATTCGTTGTTCACCGAGGGCTACGCGGCCAGTTCCGGCCCGGACATCCAGCGTCCGGACCTGGCCGAGGAAGCCATCCGACTGGCGCGGATCCTGCACCGCCTCCTGCCCGGCGAACGCGAAATCACCGGACTGCTGGCGCTTCTGCTGCTGGTCCATGCCCGCCGCGCCGCTCGCACCGGGCCGGACGGCGAGTTCGTCTTGCTGGAAGACCAGGACCGCACGTCCTGGGACGCGGCGCTGATCGACGAGGGCTGTGCGCTGGTGCCGGTCGCGCTCACTGGAGGGCCGCCCGGGCCGTACGGAGTGCAGTCGGCGATCGCCGCGCTCCACGCCGAAGCACCGGATGTCGCGAGCACCGATTGGCCGCAGATCGTCGCGCTGTACGACATCCTGCTGACGCTCACCCCGACGCCGGTCGTCGCACTCAACCGCGCGGCCGCGGTGGCGATGCGCGACGGACCCGAAGCCGGGCTGAAACTCCTCGACGGCTTGGCCGATGAGCCTCGATTACAGGGCTACCACCCGTACGCGGCAGCTCGCGGCGACCTGCTGCACCGCCTCGGCCGTGACGACGAGGCGGCGGCGGCGTACCGGGAAGCGTTGGAGAGCGCGGGAACCGAGCCGGAGCGCGCGCATCTGCGTCAGCGGCTGGACGGTCTCTGA
- a CDS encoding transglutaminase domain-containing protein yields MVTCALVTPWWRRRAAGDSSAEGGVIPTAILDWRDPLVQSLVRQTASEDRLAGLRAAHRMVAASVRPVYAVQERQPISRTLVRGRGSCSQRLAILEGVARAQGIPTRVRGLVVDGRFWYPRFPRLKFLVPSRVVVAWPEFRIADAWVPVGELFGPLIELAANPGFSNDSGETLFDAVSRTAIDWDGVACDVGGACDLSATVLVDLGRFDSRDDLFREHGQTLSGPLTTLVDPVLSRWAPSQRPSSR; encoded by the coding sequence GTGGTGACGTGTGCGCTGGTGACTCCGTGGTGGCGTCGTCGTGCCGCCGGGGACAGTTCCGCTGAGGGCGGCGTGATCCCGACGGCGATTCTCGACTGGCGCGATCCGCTCGTGCAGTCCCTGGTGCGGCAGACCGCGTCGGAGGACCGGCTTGCCGGATTGCGGGCCGCGCACCGGATGGTCGCCGCGTCGGTGCGGCCGGTGTACGCGGTGCAGGAGCGGCAGCCGATCTCGCGGACACTGGTGCGCGGGCGGGGTTCGTGCAGTCAGCGGCTGGCGATTCTCGAAGGAGTCGCGCGGGCGCAAGGGATTCCGACGCGGGTGCGCGGTCTCGTCGTGGACGGCCGGTTCTGGTATCCGCGGTTCCCTCGGCTGAAGTTCCTGGTGCCGTCGCGGGTCGTGGTGGCGTGGCCGGAGTTCCGGATCGCGGACGCCTGGGTTCCGGTCGGCGAGCTGTTCGGTCCGTTGATCGAGCTGGCGGCGAATCCGGGATTCTCCAATGACAGCGGGGAAACGCTCTTCGACGCCGTGTCCCGCACCGCGATCGACTGGGACGGGGTCGCCTGCGACGTCGGCGGAGCATGCGATCTGTCCGCGACCGTCCTGGTCGACCTCGGGCGCTTCGATTCGCGCGACGATTTGTTCCGGGAGCACGGGCAAACGCTGTCCGGGCCGTTGACGACGCTCGTCGACCCGGTGCTCAGCCGGTGGGCACCGAGTCAGAGACCGTCCAGCCGCTGA